A window of the Labrus mixtus chromosome 8, fLabMix1.1, whole genome shotgun sequence genome harbors these coding sequences:
- the ankrd12 gene encoding ankyrin repeat domain-containing protein 12 isoform X4, whose protein sequence is MAKPGSDRDGAMVDKQAGKKSKDKLSPFTKTPKLDRSELLGKEGKAKSSMKRKLSFTSSPLRTEERDSDTEKDGPDKKKLKKEAGGKKSQANLLFGYPLSERKQMALLMQMTANSPDSTPSHPSQTTPVQKKVPSSTTSRQKDKVNKRNERGETPLHMAAIRGDAKQVKELISLGADVNVKDFAGWTPLHEACNLGYYDVAKVLIAAGAEVNTQGLDDDTPLHDASSSGHKDIVKLLLRHGGNAFQANKRGERPVDVADSQELEQLLKGELPMSDQEDSSSESEDPPSVDPPSVNPSSVDDNMDDSDTEKDSDGKPSTKASSSVPGLDEYEFKDEEEEEDLSKALNDRHILRRELRQREKEEKERNHVAGKQSGKGESTSKSKKQKMPRVHCSSDTSSDEMESLPEKRNSPTCSQSSESLRADTRSKKENAEQKEKGKVKKKSKSQIKNKENQEDGKENSKTLVLSLATVSESTEKGREEDSFKMSFSPKDDSSVHLFHLSSIKSPKLNHSLTDKQTPLKQENTKMCISISDSSCPVDGVKYNHYTEADYCTEGSSTKGYKHKEKSKHQQKDSSVDGDDGHSSPYKDSSIGNSVDSTDGALRKTDVDGKVVKKHKLKHKEKDKHRREYEAERSRHRQKEARKDGHRNLEFDREFWKENFFKSDETDEPLQVKKEGEDNNTLQKSSDSSPVKDERNTKEKHSSSREKRLREEREKDKAVKKERKEAAGKEEKVKDSKPSERDERVDCHGSGRIPEETLQSNSLKEETEEKPISGITADQEQLESSEKGSREKTDKRLPGKEKDSEKMEKRHPDKEKKVKTEHSDKADTQNSVDRWKDKERVGAISSHSPGDKNYKENEKLKSLSLTKKHEDSRRNKDKFDKRSDRERQDREYGCGDHREKERINSDKKGKPLEKAPDHSKSDRSKEKDCDRKRRDKIKDGTSSSSNLKLLLEEKKSYLSESSKSLSAKSKEEVIRTPEKDRERRERDRDSDKHKDKDRHKDRSQQAKISKAKANETDADKAKSKASSASRDAKPKEKRLVNDDLMQTSFERMLSLKDQEIEQWHRKHLEKIKQKERERLKQRPLADSIKSKPKDRMKPEPCLSKELMRSKSSEASDAHSRDKPLKEGTSPRTMSLDGKTLPSISAKVMSAVENCLTRSPRPESERFGLISRSVSMVSVASSEDSCQATTLTPRHVEYDSDMNMEASDSQPAFLQSSLVIQATRSPSVHDKDCISLPDVPLGNRMLLPVRHESPYLRAILDEEANSSTEGKAEENLLKSSQLVEEMIPKEISTETEESLSCQQDINSDPDSATEREGSTPQMSNKDPESIILTECSSSQPGLNEQKTASSPDPASTNEIQSLTENSQVECSDKDSDQPSISSSSLPTESSALTNTKTLQPWEPLAVAGNECVPQTETSSTDVSDHEVKPLESADRAEQESMETVSESLRAEDVGSPVPSTSSHIPCASTGESDSSKTNPESECSPEDMDVDDKDCAKPTPFTDAAGSCLDDQKESDESRAPVSSLSPEHKTEEMTDVPQSTESDSTAAVSETTDSSPAEGSVATDGFSESRAETSSEPMEVTPADDKPESSSSGEEQSQSTVQSASHTDSSNSCSGSSSPQSGDRDSDSSGAKVKVRSSDEDIDIHVPHPRKRKMPKYSHSQPSCTTQQDKERGQQSLAAIVDSVKLEEIEPYQTERANPYYEFLHIRKKIEEKRKVLCSVTPQPPQYYDEYVTFNGSYLLDGNPLSKLCIPTITPPPSLPEQLKEMFKQQEVVRMKLRLQHSIEREKLIVSNEQEVLRVHYRAARTLANQTLPFSACTVLLDAEVYNMPQDVQNEDGKTSVRDRFNARQFMSWLQDVDDKFDKLKTCLLMRQQHEAAALNAVQRLEWQLKLQELDPATYKSTSIFEIPEFYIPLVEVNDDFDLTPI, encoded by the exons ATGGCCAAACCTGGAAGCGACAGAGATGGAGCCATGGTGGATAAACAGGCGGGGAAGAAG AGTAAAGACAAGTTGTCCCCTTTCACCAAAACTCCGAAGCTGGACCGGAGTGAGCTGCTGGGGAAGGAAGGGAAAGCAAAGTCTTCTATGAAACGCAAGCTCTCCTTCACCTCAAGTCCGCTCAGGACAGAGGAGCGAGACTCAGACACTG AGAAAGATGGACCAGACAAGAAGAAGCTGAAAAAGGAGGCTGGGGGCAAAAAGTCCCAGGCCAACCTTTTGTTTGGATATCCCCTGTCAGAGCGCAAACAGATGGCCCTCCTCATGCAGATGACTGCCAACAGTCCAG ACTCTACTCCCAGCCATCCCTCTCAAACGACCCCTGTGCAGAAGAAAGTCCCCAGCAGCACCACGTCTCGACAGAAGGACAAGGTCAACAAGAGGAACGAGCGAGGGGAGACTCCCCTTCACATGGCTGCCATCCGGGGAGATGCCAAGCAAGTTAAAGAGCTCATTAGCCTGGGAGCTGATGTTAATGTCAAAGACTTTGCAG GTTGGACTCCTCTCCATGAAGCCTGTAATCTCGGTTACTACGATGTGGCCAAGGTCTTAATCGCAGCAGGTGCAGAGGTGAACACGCAGGGTCTGGATGATGACACGCCGCTTCATGATGCATCAAGCAGTGGGCACAAAGAT ATTGTGAAGCTGCTACTACGCCACGGTGGTAACGCCTTCCAGGCCAACAAGCGCGGTGAGCGCCCAGTGGACGTAGCAGACTCTCAGGAGCTGGAACAGTTATTAAAGGGAGAGTTGCCAATGTCGGACCAAGAGGACAGCTCATCAG agtCTGAAGACCCACCATCTGTCGACCCACCATCTGTCAACCCATCCAGTGTGGACGACAACATGGACGACTCTGATACTGAAAAGGACTCGGATGGTAAACCGTCCACAAAGGCTTCATCGTCCGTGCCGGGGCTGGATGAGTATGAGTTCAAGgacgaagaagaggaggaggatctcAGCAAAGCCCTTAATGACAGACACATCCTCCGGAGGGAACTGCGACAGCGggagaaggaggaaaaagaaaggaatCATGTGGCAGGAAAACAAAGTGGTAAAGGGGAGTCTACCTCAAAGTCCAAAAAGCAGAAGATGCCTCGTGTCCACTGCAGCTCAGACACCTCCAGTGATGAAATGGAGAGCCTTCCAGAGAAGAGAAACTCCCCCACATGTTCTCAGAGCTCAGAGAGCCTGAGGGCTGACACACGGTCAAAAAAGGAGAATGCAGAGCAAAAGGAGAAGGGCAAAGTCAAGAAGAAGAGCAAAAGCCAGATTAAAAACAAGGAAAACCAAGAGGATGGGAAAGAGAACAGCAAGACTTTGGTCCTCTCTCTCGCAACCGTGTCTGAGAGCACAGAGAAGGGTCGAGAGGAAGACTCCTTCAAGATGTCTTTCAGCCCGAAGGACGACTCGTCCGTCCACCTCTTTCATTTGTCGTCCATAAAATCTCCGAAACTGAACCACAGCCTGACAGATAAACAAACGCCACTCAAACAGGAAAATACTAAGATGTGCATTTCCATCAGTGACAGCTCATGTCCGGTGGACGGTGTCAAATACAACCACTACACAGAGGCAGACTACTGCACTGAAGGCTCGAGTACCAAAGGGTATAAGCACAAGGAAAAGAGCAAACATCAACAGAAAGACTCCAGTGTGGATGGAGACGACGGCCATTCGAGTCCTTACAAAGACAGCAGCATAGGAAACAGTGTGGACAGCACTGACGGTGCCTTACGGAAGACTGACGTGGATGGTAAAGTAGTAAAGAAGCATAAACTTAAACACAaggagaaagacaaacacaggagGGAGTACGAGGCAGAGCGGAGCCGCCACAGGCAGAAGGAGGCCAGGAAAGATGGCCACAGGAATTTAGAGTTTGACAGAGAGTTCTGGAAAGAAAATTTTTTCAAAAGTGATGAGACGGATGAACCTCTGCAAGTTAAAAAAGAAGGTGAAGACAATAACACACTGCAGAAGAGCTCTGATTCCTCTCCGGTCAAAgatgagagaaacacaaaggagaaacaCTCCAGTAGCAGGGAAAAGAGACTAAGAGAGGAGCGGGAAAAAGACAAGGCGGTTAAAAAAGAGCGGAAGGAGGCTGCTGGTAAGGAGGAGAAGGTAAAGGATTCAAAGCCGAGTGAGCGTGACGAGCGAGTGGACTGCCACGGCTCAGGGCGGATTCCTGAGGAGACTCTGCAGAGCAACAGCTtgaaagaagagacagaagagaaacCCATAAGTGGGATCACAGCTGATCAAGAACAGCTGGAGTCCTCTGAAAAAGGCTCACGTGAGAAAACTGACAAGAGGCTCCCAGGAAAGGAGAAAGACTCCgaaaaaatggagaaaaggcatcctgacaaagagaaaaaggttaAAACCGAGCACTCAGACAAAGCTGACACACAGAATTCAGTGGATCGTTggaaagataaagaaagagtAGGAGCTATTTCTTCCCACTCGCCTGGAGATAAGAACTACAAAGAGAATGAGAAGCTGAAATCTTTATCCTTAACAAAAAAGCATGAGGACAGCAGGAGAAATAAAGATAAGTTTGACAAACGGTCTGATAGGGAGAGGCAGGACAGAGAATACGGTTGTGGGGATCACAGAGAAAAGGAACGCATAAACTCTGATAAGAAAGGAAAACCTCTGGAGAAGGCCCCTGATCACAGTAAATCGGATCGCTCTAAAGAAAAGGACTGTGACCggaaaagaagagataaaataaaagatggGACTTCTTCAAGCTCCAATCTCAAGTTACTTTtggaagagaagaaaagctaTCTGTCCGAGAGCAGTAAGTCCTTATCTGCTAAATCAAAGGAGGAAGTCATAAGAACACCAGAGAAAGATCGTGAGCGCAGGGAACGGGACAGAGATTCAGATAAACACAAGGATAAGGACCGGCACAAAGACCGCTCCCAGCAGGCCAAAATCAGCAAGGCCAAAGCCAATGAAACGGATGCAGACAAGGCCAAATCAAAAGCCTCTTCAGCATCACGGGATGCCAAGCCCAAAGAGAAACGGCTTGTGAATGATGACTTGATGCAGACCAGCTTTGAGCGCATGCTCAGCCTGAAGGACCAGGAGATTGAGCAGTGGCATCGCAAACACCTggagaaaatcaaacaaaaagagcGGGAAAGGCTCAAGCAGCGGCCTCTTGCAGATTCTATAAAGTCCAAGCCTAAAGACAGAATGAAGCCTGAACCGTGCCTGAGTAAAGAGCTCATGCGCTCAAAAAGCTCTGAAGCCTCGGACGCCCACAGCAGAGATAAACCACTGAAGGAAGGGACCAGTCCCAGAACAATGTCCCTTGATGGAAAGACTCTGCCCTCTATCAGCGCAAAGGTCATGTCCGCTGTGGAAAACTGTCTGACCAGATCCCCCAGACCAGAGAGTGAACGCTTTGGCCTCATATCGCGGTCCGTGTCGATGGTTTCTGTTGCTAGCTCTGAGGATTCATGTCAGGCAACGACATTAACACCCCGACACGTTGAATACGACTCTGACATGAACATGGAAGCTTCGGACTCCCAACCGGCATTCCTCCAGTCTTCCCTCGTCATTCAGGCCACCAGATCGCCATCAGTTCACGACAAAGATTGCATCAGTCTTCCAGATGTGCCGCTAGGTAATAGGATGCTGCTGCCCGTAAGACATGAATCTCCGTATCTCAGGGCTATTCTGGACGAGGAGGCAAATTCATCGACTGAAGGCAAAGCTGAAGAAAATCTGCTGAAATCTAGCCAACTTGTGGAGGAGATGATACCAAAAGAGATCTCAACGGAAACAGAGGAGAGCCTTAGTTGTCAACAAGATATCAATTCAGACCCTGATTCGGCCACGGAGAGAGAAGGGAGCACGCCACAAATGTCAAACAAAGACCCCGAGAGTATAATCCTGACAGAGTGTAGCAGCTCTCAACCTGGGTTGAATGAGCAGAAAACGGCTTCCTCTCCTGATCCTGCTTCTACCAATGAAATCCAGAGTCTGACAGAGAACTCGCAGGTCGAATGTAGTGACAAGGATTCTGATCAACCATCcatttcttcatcttctctacCCACTGAGTCGTCAGCgctcacaaatacaaaaacccTCCAGCCATGGGAACCTCTGGCTGTTGCTGGAAATGAGTGTGTGCCGCAAACAGAAACAAGTAGCACAGATGTTTCTGACCATGAAGTCAAACCTCTGGAGAGTGCTGATAGAGCAGAACAAGAGAGTATGGAAACTGTTTCAGAAAGCTTGAGAGCAGAGGACGTAGGCAGTCCTGTACCCTCCACCAGTTCACACATTCCCTGCGCCTCTACAGGGGAGTCAGACTCCAGCAAAACAAACCCTGAGTCTGAATGTTCTCCTGAGGACATGGATGTAGATGACAAAGACTGTGCAAAACCAACTCCTTTCACTGACGCTGCAGGTTCATGCCTCGATGATCAGAAGGAGAGTGATGAAAGTAGGGCTCCTGTTTCTTCACTCAGTCCTGAACACAAGACTGAGGAGATGACTGATGTCCCGCAGAGCACGGAGAGTGACAgcactgctgctgtttctgaaACAACAGACAGTTCTCCAGCTGAAGGCAGCGTGGCCACTGACGGATTTTCCGAATCCAGAGCCGAGACCAGCTCAGAGCCGATGGAGGTGACCCCTGCCGATGATAAACCAGAGTCCTCTTCATCTGGAGAAGAGCAGAGTCAAAGCACCGTCCAATCAGCTTCTCACACTGACTCCAGCAACAGCTGCTCGGGGAGCTCCTCCCCACAATCTGGGGATCGGGATTCTGATTCATCGGGGGCTAAAGTCAAAGTCCGCTCATCAGACGAGGATATTGATATCCACGTGCCCCATCCACGAAAGAGAAAGATGCCCAAATATTCACACTCCCAGCCGAGCTGCACGACTCAGCAGGACAAGGAGAGAGGCCAGCAGTCTCTGGCTGCTATAGTCGACTCTGTGAAGCTGGAGGAGATTGAACCGTACCAGACGGAGAGGGCCAACCCATACTACGAGTTTCTGCACATCAGGAAGAAGATCGAGGAGAAACGCAAAGTGTTGTGCAGCGTCACACCTCAGCCACCACAGTATTATGacgaatatgtgacctttaatggaTCCTACCTCTTGGATGGGAACCCGCTCAGCAAACTCTGTATACCAACG ATAACTCCACCTCCTTCATTACCCGAGCAGCTAAAAGAGATGTTTAAACAACAAGAGGTGGTCCGGATGAAACTACGACTTCAGCACAGCATTGAGAGG GAAAAGCTGATTGTCTCAAACGAACAAGAGGTCTTAAGAGTCCATTACAGAGCAGCAAGAACACTGGCCAATCAGACTCTGCCTTTCAGTGCCTGTACAGTTTTATTGGATGCTGAAGTGTACAACATGCCTCAAGACGTCCAG AATGAAGATGGCAAAACATCTGTGAGAGACCGATTCAACGCCCGGCAGTTCATGTCCTGGTTACAAGATGTTGATGACAAGTTTGATAAGCTGAAG ACGTGTCTTCTGATGAGACAGCAGCACGAGGCGGCCGCCCTGAACGCCGTGCAGCGTCTGGAGTGGCAGCTCAAACTGCAGGAGCTCGACCCGGCCACCTACAAGTCCACCAGCATCTTCGAGATCCCCGAGTTCTACATCCCGCTCGTGGAGGTCAACGACGACTTTGACCTCACCCCCATATGA